The following proteins come from a genomic window of Aspergillus luchuensis IFO 4308 DNA, chromosome 3, nearly complete sequence:
- the PRP31 gene encoding U4/U6-U5 snRNP complex subunit PRP31 (BUSCO:EOG09264B2X;~COG:A;~EggNog:ENOG410PI6D;~InterPro:IPR012976,IPR027105,IPR002687,IPR019175, IPR036070,IPR029012,IPR042239;~PFAM:PF01798,PF09785;~go_component: GO:0046540 - U4/U6 x U5 tri-snRNP complex [Evidence IEA];~go_process: GO:0000244 - spliceosomal tri-snRNP complex assembly [Evidence IEA];~go_process: GO:0000398 - mRNA splicing, via spliceosome [Evidence IEA]), which yields MSNAEDLLRDFEEDDEDLQAGDGLEEEAVDEEQLAQAPELTNEFDVALSTADELTRLHKVLRDHYSIRFPELETLVTTPIDYAKTVAILKNGPLNDIKALSTSPDNMVGVPLRSILDGPSLMVVAVEGTTTRGREMTESELKTVMDTCERILKLDRERTALTESIQSRMSQIAPNLAALIGPETAAQFLNQTGGLLELAKIPACNLAAQGSKRSEGLGFATNIGIRSQGFLYNSPIIQGVPNDLKRQAIRIVSAKMVLATRADVSKYSPDGSLGEELKQQCFQRLEKLTEPAPNSGVKALPAPDDKPSRKRGGRRARKAKEAVAMTELRKAQNRVAFGREEAEVGYGTGEGTVGLGMLGQQNDGRIRATQIDQRTRAKLSKNNKGWGTATPVSGTSTSLRAFGSNASGTASVLQAKGLRTSGVGTSLGGSAGTASTIAFTPVQGLELVDPKVQAELSRKRKAEEDRWFKSGTFTQVGGQSSTAPQGGNGGFKVPALPPKKKVDTGEGKMAPPPPPVKQ from the coding sequence ATGTCAAACGCGGAGGATCTTTTGAGAGATTtcgaggaggacgacgaggatctTCAGGCTGGCGATGGCCTCGAAGAGGAAGCTGTCGATGAGGAGCAGCTGGCACAAGCGCCTGAGCTCACCAACGAGTTTGACGTTGCCTTGTCGACCGCCGACGAACTGACTCGTCTACACAAAGTGCTGCGCGATCACTACTCTATCCGATTTCCTGAGCTCGAGACGCTCGTGACTACCCCGATCGACTACGCGAAAACTGTCGCTATTCTGAAAAATGGCCCGCTCAACGATATCAAGGCTCTGTCGACCTCGCCAGATAACATGGTCGGCGTGCCACTGAGGTCGATCTTGGATGGGCCATCCCTGATGGTTGTGGCCGTGGAGGGTACCACCACCCGAGGCCGGGAGATGACCGAGTCCGAACTCAAGACCGTGATGGATACATGCGAACGGATCCTGAAGCTCGATCGCGAACGTACGGCACTTACAGAGAGCATCCAGTCGCGAATGAGCCAGATCGCTCCCAACTTGGCGGCCTTGATCGGACCGGAGACAGCGGCTCAGTTCTTGAATCAGACCGGAGGTCTGCTTGAGCTAGCGAAGATCCCCGCGTGCAACCTAGCTGCACAGGGCTCGAAGCGGTCGGAGGGACTGGGCTTTGCTACAAATATTGGTATTCGCTCTCAGGGATTTCTGTACAACTCGCCGATTATACAAGGTGTCCCGAACGATCTTAAGCGGCAGGCCATTCGCATCGTCTCTGCCAAGATGGTCCTTGCTACGCGAGCGGACGTCTCCAAGTACAGCCCTGACGGATCGCTCGGCGAAGAGCTGAAGCAGCAGTGTTTCCAGCGTCTGGAAAAACTTACGGAACCCGCGCCGAACTCGGGCGTGAAGGCGCTCCCCGCTCCGGACGACAAGCCGTCCCGTAAGCGAGGTGGACGACGAGCGAGAAAGGCAAAGGAAGCTGTCGCCATGACGGAACTCCGCAAAGCCCAGAATCGGGTTGCCTTTGGTAGGGAGGAGGCAGAAGTCGGATATGGTACCGGAGAGGGAACAGTCGGACTGGGCATGCTTGGCCAACAGAATGATGGGCGGATCCGCGCGACTCAGATCGACCAAAGAACCCGAGCGAAGCTtagcaagaacaacaagggATGGGGTACCGCAACCCCCGTCAGTGGCACATCTACATCTCTCCGTGCATTCGGCTCCAATGCTAGTGGGACGGCCAGTGTGCTTCAGGCGAAAGGGTTGCGGACCTCTGGAGTTGGCACCTCGCTGGGAGGATCAGCCGGTACTGCCAGTACAATTGCCTTCACGCCCGTGCAAGggttggagttggtggatCCTAAGGTACAAGCTGAGTTGAGTCGGAAACgcaaggccgaggaggatcGGTGGTTCAAATCTGGCACATTCACGCAAGTTGGTGGCCAGAGCAGCACAGCGCCTCAAGGGGGGAATGGAGGTTTCAAGGTTCCGGCATTGcctccgaagaagaaggtcgatACAGGCGAGGGTAAGATggcaccgccaccgccgccggTGAAGCAGTAA
- a CDS encoding uncharacterized protein (COG:S;~EggNog:ENOG410PQDT), with translation MSPSITSPRPSTPETQHQRLNSSPPPTNILLNHHTLLTTNPEAFKFQAAASLQLRLNPTVPNDSSLIPPPSDTNLIISPYNTPHHLLDLQTLNPASQLLAKALTLFHPIRPDYATAPYTESFNWDSVFGFLRKQAKSDGYTWGKRHENLFYVVVFRSTLTADADGEKLHVLDEMSLREAVAGGGLLKYWFGNVDGERRGLATCEFSTLYFFRVYLEYVVLITSE, from the coding sequence ATGTCCCCCAGCATAACCTCACCAcgtccctccacccccgaaaCCCAACATCAACGGCTTAattcatcaccaccacccaccaacatcctcctcaaccaccacacccTCCTAACCACCAACCCCGAAGCCTTCAAATTCCAAGCCGCTGCCTCCCTCCAACTTCGTCTCAACCCAACAGTCCCCAATGATTCATCCCTAATACCACCACCTTCAGACACCAACCTCATCATTTCCCCTTACAACAccccacaccacctcctcgACCTTCAGACCCTCAACCCGGCCTCCCAACTCCTCGCCAAAGCCCTGACCCTATTCCACCCCATTCGTCCCGACTACGCCACAGCGCCCTACACCGAGTCCTTTAATTGGGACAGTGTCTTTGGGTTTCTAAGGAAACAAGCGAAAAGCGATGGGTATACTTGGGGCAAGAGACACGAGAATCTATTCTACGTGGTGGTGTTCCGGTCGACGTTGACGGCCGATGCAGATGGGGAGAAGTTGCAtgtgttggatgagatgTCGTTACGGGAGGCGGTGGCGGGGGGTGGATTGTTAAAGTATTGGTTTGGGaatgtggatggggagaggagggggttagCTACTTGTGAGTTCTCTACCCTCTATTTTTTTAGAGTTTACTTAGAATATGTTGTGCTAATAACGAGTGAATGA